A window of the Cucurbita pepo subsp. pepo cultivar mu-cu-16 chromosome LG01, ASM280686v2, whole genome shotgun sequence genome harbors these coding sequences:
- the LOC111797479 gene encoding D-xylose-proton symporter-like 2, whose translation MASDHQQPALSSFGKVGQSSGEIDDVEEPLVSIEFKNSENYSATAAILPFLFPALGGLLYGYDIGATSCATICLQSASSSGISWYRLSSVEVGLVTSGSLYGALIGSILAFNVADFLGRRRELILSSLMYLVGAIITALAPNFAVLVIGRTISGIGIGLAMHAAPMYIAETSPSKIRGQLISLKEFFIVLGMVVGYSIGSLLVEVVAGWRYIYAANTPIALVMGVGMWWLPSSPRWLLLCAIQGKGNMQELKESAISCLYRLRGAVIGDKASEEVDEILDELSFLGESETATIGEIFQGKCLKALIIGAGLVLFQQITGQPSVLYYAPSIFQSAGFSAASDATRVSILLGLLKLFMTGAAVLAVDRLGRRPLLLGGVSGIVVSLFLLGSYYLFLGNVPAVAVVALLSYVGSYQLSFGPIGWLMISEVFPLRLRGRGLGIAVLVNFGANALVAFAFSPLKELLGAGILFLIFGVIAILSLVFIFFIVPETKGLTLEEIEAKCL comes from the exons ATGGCATCCGATCATCAGCAGCCAGCTCTTTCTTCCTTTGGAAAG GTAGGACAATCATCTGGTGAGATTGATGACGTCGAGGAACCTTTAGTTTCTATTGAATTTAAGAACTCGGAGAATTATTCTGCCACAGCTGCAATATTACC ATTTCTATTTCCTGCTCTTGGAGGACTACTTTATGGCTATGATATTGGTGCAACATCTTGTGCAACAATTTGCTTACAG TCAGCATCATCCAGTGGAATATCATGGTACCGCTTATCTTCTGTAGAAGTTGGCCTTGTA ACTAGCGGTTCCTTATATGGTGCCTTGATTGGCTCTATCTTGGCTTTTAACGTTGCTGATTTTCTAG GGAGAAGAAGGGAGCTGATTCTTTCCTCTTTAATGTATCTCGTCGGAGCTATCATAACAGCACTTGCTCCTAACTTTGCTGTTTTGGTAATTGGGCGCACCATATCTGGGATAGGAATTGGATTG GCGATGCATGCAGCACCAATGTACATTGCTGAAACTTCCCCTAGCAAGATACGTGGGCAGTTAATCTCTCTCAAAGAGTTTTTTATAGTGCTTGGAATGGTT GTGGGTTACAGCATTGGTAGTCTCTTAGTTGAAGTGGTTGCTGGTTGGCGCTACATATATGCAGCCAATACCCCAATTGCGTTGGTCATGGGAGTGGGAATGTGGTGGCTACCGTCATCTCCCAGATGGCTACTTTTATGTGCTATACAGGGAAAAGGAAATATGCAGGAATTGAAAGAGAGTGCTATAAGCTGCTTGTACCGGCTACGGGGTGCAGTTATTGGCGATAAAGCTTCTGAAGAAGTGGATGAAATTTTGGATGAGCTCTCTTTTCTTGGTGAATCAGAGACGGCAACAATAGGGGAAATATTTCAGGGGAAGTGCTTGAAGGCCCTAATAATTGGTGCAGGATTAGTATTATTTCAACAG ATAACTGGTCAACCAAGTGTGCTATATTATGCTCCCTCAATCTTTCAG AGTGCAGGATTCTCAGCAGCTTCAGATGCAACGCGGGTGTCAATTTTACTTGGTTTATTGAAG CTTTTTATGACTGGAGCAGCTGTTCTTGCCGTTGATAGACTTGGGAGGAGGCCTTTACTCCTTGGAGGTGTATCTGGGATT GtggtttctttgtttcttctgGGATCGTATTACCTTTTCCTGGGTAATGTGCCTGCTGTTGCTGTAGTCGCGCTCTTGTCATATGTTGGTAGTTACcag CTATCTTTTGGTCCCATTGGTTGGTTAATGATTTCAGAGGTTTTCCCTTTGCGACTGAGAGGTCGGGGGCTCGGTATAGCAGTGCTTGTGAATTTTGGAGCAAATGCTCTCGTGGCATTTGCGTTTTCTCCATTAAAG GAATTGCTTGGAGCTGGAAtcctatttttaatatttggcGTGATAGCTATTTTGTCTCTGGTCTTTATATTCTTCATTGTACCGGAGACAAAGGGACTGACCCTCGAGGAAATTGAAGCTAAGTGCCTTTAA
- the LOC111793921 gene encoding ERAD-associated E3 ubiquitin-protein ligase HRD1B-like — translation MMKLQTYAGISFIATIVVIYHAFNSRGQFYPALVYLSTSKINLVLLLNMGLVLMCILWQLTKKIFLGSLREAEVERLNEQSWKELMEILFAITIFRQDFSVAFLAMVTALLLIKALHWLAQKRVEYMETTPSVPLLSHIRIVSFLGFLFVLDSLFLYNSIGSLIQTRKASVSLFFSFEYMILATTAVSTFVKYIFYVSDVLMEGQWEKKPVYTFYLELIRDLLHLSMYLCFFLVIFMTYGVPLHLIRELYEIFRNFRIRIADYIRYRKITSNMNDRFPDATPEELNSSDATCIICREEMTVAKKLVCGHLFHVHCLRSWLERQHTCPTCRALVVPPEGSSTAGGHQGSQSDANQQGTGTTSSSAQGSGGTGAVGDSLSHHQARVQAAAAAASIYEKSYVYPFANTLAWSPGYAVVPQVQRPLLDSNNVEPIGEQASNEQAQYFPFTSGPANLSFTQIPQNLFVPFQPREGTVNNTDGLGSSQNTSGSQLEAQERFLQQQIEILQDQLQLLRKLKVEDSSIAGEADKKGKSIASSSQSSSSSVSDSHPPGETERTVG, via the exons ATGATGAAGCTGCAAACATATGCGGGAATTAGTTTCATTGCAACTATAGTGGTGATCTATCATGCCTTTAACAGTAGAGGCCAGTTCTACCCAGCGTTGGTCTATTTATCAACTTCCAAGATCAATCTAGTGCTTCTTCTCAACATGGGTTTAGTCCTCATGTGCATTTTGTGGCAgctaaccaaaaaaatatttcttggttcCCTCCGAGAAGCAGAGGTTGAGAGGCTCAATGAGCAATCGTGGAAGGAGTTGATGGAAATCCTCTTTGCCATCACTATCTTTCGGCAAGATTTTTCTGTTGCATTCCTTGCTATGGTTACGGCTTTGTTATTGATCAAAGCTTTGCATTGGTTGGCTCAGAAGAGGGTTGAATACATGGAAACCACTCCATCGGTGCCGTTGTTGTCTCATATCCGgattgtttctttcttgggttttctctttgttctagatagtctgtttTTGTATAATTCGATAGGTTCTCTGATACAGACAAGGAAGGCTTCAGTTTccctcttcttttcatttga GTATATGATTCTTGCGACAACAGCCGTGTCAACATTtgtgaaatatattttctatgtCAGTGATGTGCTCATGGAGGGACAATGGGAAAAAAAGCCTGTCTATACATTCTACTTGGAGCTTATCCGAGACTTGCTTCACTTGTCGATGTACTTGTGTTTCTTTCTTGTGATTTTCAT GACATATGGCGTGCCTTTGCACTTGATCCGTGAGCTCTATGAGATCTTTAGGAATTTTAGGATTCGTATTGCAGATTACATTCGGTATAGAAAGATTACTTCAAACATGAATGATCGTTTCCCAGATGCAACACCTGAAGAACTCAATTC AAGTGATGCAACATGCATTATTTGTCGTGAAGAGATGACAGTTGCAAAGAAGCTAGTATGTGGACATCTTTTTCATGTCCATTGCCTCCGGTCCTGGTTGGAGCGACAACATACTTGTCCCACTTGCAGAGCCCTTGTTGTACCACCTGAAGGTTCAAGCACAGCAGGAGGTCATCAGGGATCGCAGTCTGATGCtaatcaacaag GAACAGGAACCACAAGTTCATCTGCACAAGGTTCGGGTGGTACAGGTGCTGTTGGTGATAGTTTGAGTCATCATCAGGCTAGAGTCcaggctgctgctgctgctgcttcaaTATATGAGAAATCTTATGTTTATCCTTTTGCGAACACATTAGCATG gTCTCCTGGATACGCAGTAGTTCCTCAGGTTCAAAGACCTTTGCTTGACTCCAACAATGTAGAACCGATTGGAGAACAAGCTTCCAATGAACAAGCacaatattttccatttaCAAGCGGCCCTGCAAACCTGTCCTTTACTCAAATTCCCCAAAatctttttgttccttttcagCCACGAGAGGGCACTGTAAACAATACGGATGGATTGGGCAGTAGTCAAAATACATCGGGCTCACAGCTTGAAGCTCAAGAAAGATTTCTTCAACAACAGATTGAG ATCCTACAAGATCAGCTGCAACTTCTCCGTAAACTGAAAGTCGAAGATAGCTCAATAGCAGGCGAGGCAGACAAGAAAGGGAAAAGCATAGCATCATCGTCGCagtcatcatcttcatcagtTTCAGATTCTCATCCACCCGGAGAAACCGAAAGGACGGTGGGATAA